The Oryzias melastigma strain HK-1 linkage group LG13, ASM292280v2, whole genome shotgun sequence genome window below encodes:
- the LOC112149846 gene encoding EH domain-containing protein 2 — protein MSLRRFRRTPKILEDVNMVTEELKNLYYKRLLPIEKYYAFHHYHSPSYEDADFDNKPMVLVMGQYSTGKTTFIRYLIEQDFLGSRVGPEPTTDCFTALMYGPGEQIIPGNALTMDPKKPFRHLDPFGNSFLNRFQCVQMPNKVLENISIIDTPGILTAAKRKLSRGYDFQAVLRWFAERVDRIILLFDAHKLEFSDELTHAFGALCGYEDKLRVVLNKADRVDSQQLVRVYGALMWSLGKVFRTPEILRVYIGSFWSEPRQKCDHFKLIELEEEDLLTDIRNLPRNAAVRKLNDLVKRARLVRAHAHIISYLKQKMPTFFCKENKRHNLIYELPAIFTKIQQQHRVPAGDFPDCTKMQEKLLGQDFSKFKALKPSLMASLDKLLTTDIASLIPLLQQQEERKKSLPGMLDGEFLGTFRREYFKKDPFKELPRDDDSSEMDFDEWVVEKCKPKYDEIFYSLSPRDGKLSGTKVKEWMTTTLLPNSVLAHVWRLSDVDGDGMLDNEEFALAVHLIEGKLEGYWLPRELPSHLVPPSKRPSSESETPE, from the exons ATGTCTTTAAGAAGATTTAGGAGAACTCCTAAAATACTGGAGGACGTCAACATGGTGACGGAGGAGCTGAAGAACCTTTATTACAAAAGGCTGCTACCCATCGAGAAATACTACGCTTTCCATCACTATCACTCGCCGAGCTACGAGGATGCAGATTTCGACAACAAGCCCATGGTGCTGGTGATGGGTCAGTACTCAACGGGAAAGACGACTTTCATCAG GTATCTCATCGAGCAGGACTTTCTTGGTAGCAGAGTGGGACCAGAGCCAACCACCGACTGCTTCACTGCCCTCATGTATGGACCAGGGGAACAAATCATTCCTGGGAACGCCCTCACAATGGACCCAAAAAAGCCTTTTCGACACCTGGACCCGTTTGGAAATTCTTTTCTcaacag gtTTCAGTGTGTCCAGATGCCAAATAAAGTCCTTGAAAACATCAGCATAATCGACACCCCGGGCATCCTGACAGCTGCCAAACGAAAACTAAGCCGAG GCTACGACTTCCAAGCAGTCCTCCGCTGGTTTGCAGAGCGTGTGGATCGGATCATCCTGCTGTTTGATGCACATAAACTCGAGTTCTCGGATGAGCTCACCCACGCTTTTGGGGCTCTGTGTGGCTACGAGGACAAGCTGCGTGTGGTTCTCAACAAAGCCGACAGAGTGGACTCTCAGCAGCTCGTGAGGGTGTATGGCGCCCTCATGTGGTCATTAGGGAAAGTGTTTCGAACCCCTGAGATTCTGCGGGTTTATATTGGATCCTTTTGGTCGGAGCCCAGACAGAAATGTGACCACTTCAAGCTCAtagagctggaggaggaggacttACTGACGGACATAAGGAATCTGCCACGCAACGCTGCTGTGCGCAAGCTGAACGACCTGGTTAAGAGGGCACGTTTAGTGAGG GCTCATGCACATATTATCAGTTACCTGAAGCAAAAgatgccaacatttttttgcaaagaaaacaagAGACACAATCTTATCTACGAGCTCCCTGCAATCTTCACCAAGATCCAGCAACAGCACAGAGTTCCAGCTGGTGACTTCCCAGACTGCACCAAGATGCAG gaaaaacttCTGGGTCAAGACTTCTCAAAGTTCAAGGCACTGAAGCCAAGTCTGATGGCCTCCTTGGACAAACTGCTCACCACTGACATAGCCAGTTTGATTCCTTTACTCCAACaacaggaagaaagaaaaaagtccctGCCTGGCATGCTGGATGGGGAGTTTCTGGGGACGTTTAGACGTGAGTATTTCAAAAAAGACCCATTCAAGGAGCTTCCCAGAGACGATGACAGCAGCGAGATGGACTTTGATGAATGGGTTGTGGAGAAATGCAAGCCTAAATACGATGAGATTTTCTACAGTCTAAGTCCACGCGATGGAAAGCTTAGTGGAACCAAAGTCAAAGAGTGGATGACCACCACCCTCCTCCCCAACTCTGTTCTTGCTCACGTCTGGAGGTTGTCTGATGTCGACGGGGATGGCATGCTGGACAACGAGGAGTTTGCTTTAGCAGTCCACCTCATCGAGGGAAAACTGGAGGGATACTGGCTGCCCAGAGAGCTGCCCTCCCATTTGGTGCCGCCATCAAAACGGCCGAGTTCGGAGAGTGAGACACCAGAATAG